A single region of the Ochotona princeps isolate mOchPri1 chromosome 10, mOchPri1.hap1, whole genome shotgun sequence genome encodes:
- the FMOD gene encoding fibromodulin, which produces MQWALLLLLVGLCSLSQAQYDDDDSHWWFHYLRNQQRNTYYDPYDPYPYEPYEPYPYGVEEGPAYAYGGSPSPPEPRDCPQECDCPPNFPTAMYCDNRNLKYLPFVPSRMKYVYFQNNQITAIQEGVFDNATGLLWIALHGNQITSDKVGRRVFSKLRHLERLYLDHNNLTRVPGPLPRSLRELHLNHNQITRVPNSALEGLENLTALYLQHNDIQEVGSSMRGLRSLILLDLSYNHLRRVPDGLPSALEQLYLEHNNVYTMPDSYFRGSPKLLYVRLSHNSLTNGGLASNTFNSSSLLELDLSYNQLQKIPPVSTNLENLYLQGNRINEFSISSFCTVVDVMNFSKLQVLRLDGNEINRSAMPADAPLCLRLASLIEI; this is translated from the exons ATGCAGTGGgcgttgctgctcctgctggtggggcTCTGCTCCCTGTCACAGGCCCAGTATGATGATGACGACTCTCACTGGTGGTTCCACTACCTCCGCAACCAGCAGCGGAACACCTACTACGACCCCTATGACCCTTACCCGTACGAGCCCTACGAGCCCTACCCCTATGGGGTGGAGGAGGGCCCTGCCTATGCCTACGGCGGCTCCCCATCCCCCCCTGAGCCCCGCGACTGCCCCCAGGAGTGTGACTGCCCCCCCAACTTCCCCACCGCCATGTACTGTGACAACCGCAACCTCAAATACCTACCCTTCGTGCCATCCCGCATGAAGTACGTCTACTTCCAGAACAACCAGATCACTGCCATCCAGGAGGGCGTCTTCGACAACGCCACAGGGCTGCTGTGGATCGCGCTCCACGGCAACCAAATCACCAGCGACAAGGTGGGCCGCAGGGTCTTCTCCAAGCTGAGGCACCTGGAACGGCTGTACCTGGACCACAACAACCTGACCCGCGTGCCGGGCCCACTGCCCAGGTCCCTGCGGGAGCTCCACCTGAACCACAACCAGATCACACGCGTGCCCAACAGTGCCCTGGAAGGGCTCGAGAACCTCACCGCGCTCTACCTGCAGCACAATGACATCCAGGAGGTGGGCAGCTCCATGCGGGGCCTCCGCTCGCTCATCCTGCTCGACCTAAGCTACAACCACCTCCGCCGGGTGCCCGATGGGCTGCCCTCGGCCCTCGAGCAGCTCTACCTGGAGCACAACAATGTCTACACCATGCCCGACAGCTACTTCCGGGGCTCGCCCAAGCTGCTCTACGTGAGGCTGTCCCACAACAGCCTCACCAATGGTGGCTTGGCCTCCAACACCTTCAACTCCAGCAGCCTGCTGGAGCTCGACCTGTCCTACAATCAGCTGCAGAAGATCCCCCCGGTCAGCACCAACCTGGAGAACCTCTACCTGCAAGGCAACAGAATCAACG AGTTCTCCATCAGCAGCTTCTGCACCGTGGTGGATGTCATGAACTTCTCCAAGCTGCAGGTGCTGCGCCTGGATGGCAACGAAATCAATCGCAGTGCCATGCCGGCCGACGCACCCCTCTGCCTGCGCCTGGCCAGCCTCATCGAGATCTGA